One Natrinema marinum genomic window carries:
- a CDS encoding DUF932 domain-containing protein, producing the protein MQEQTYAFDDLDQLYETTDKLPQVERHEVYAHHEGEDVWEEIPYRDSLWTDDLRATGVVSSSKDFYNIIQYGDILETICDAIDRHQDSYDLGVTGTISLSPTAHKMSAKIGFTGDTTVYAADDDPIELGLQIQSGHSGFHAVKYDVGGMRQVCSNGMMAFDGRLHFEQTHSEPFQPSLAYNAVDSVVESPEIVENRIKEAQNQTFLNQDEALLVLLEQGLGEYLEQPVPDLLNSLHDEINDKDSPTLWETYNAATRALTHYSKDVPDYELDTGFEKAATLLENGYSKLPNANKLGKETVEDRADQFIEEQDETETYWNGEEESLRELMAEHQTRA; encoded by the coding sequence ATGCAAGAACAAACCTATGCTTTCGACGACTTAGACCAACTATACGAAACCACGGATAAACTACCACAGGTTGAGCGTCACGAGGTCTACGCACATCACGAGGGCGAGGACGTGTGGGAGGAAATCCCGTATAGAGACTCGCTGTGGACGGATGATCTGCGGGCAACCGGCGTGGTCTCCTCCTCGAAAGACTTCTACAACATCATCCAATACGGAGATATCTTGGAGACGATTTGTGATGCTATAGATCGTCATCAAGACAGCTACGATCTTGGTGTCACTGGAACCATCAGTCTATCACCTACTGCACACAAAATGAGTGCTAAAATCGGCTTCACCGGCGACACAACTGTATATGCAGCCGACGATGATCCTATCGAGCTCGGACTACAGATCCAGTCTGGCCACTCCGGCTTCCACGCAGTCAAATACGATGTCGGAGGGATGCGTCAGGTCTGCAGCAACGGAATGATGGCCTTCGACGGACGGCTTCATTTCGAACAGACACACAGCGAGCCATTCCAACCCAGCCTTGCCTACAACGCGGTTGACAGCGTTGTTGAAAGCCCGGAAATCGTCGAGAACCGGATTAAAGAAGCACAGAACCAGACCTTTCTCAACCAGGACGAAGCACTACTGGTCCTACTCGAGCAAGGTCTCGGAGAGTACCTCGAGCAGCCAGTACCCGACCTCCTGAACTCCTTACACGACGAGATCAACGACAAAGACAGTCCGACGCTCTGGGAGACATACAACGCTGCGACACGTGCGCTCACACATTACAGCAAAGATGTTCCCGACTACGAACTCGACACTGGCTTCGAGAAGGCAGCGACCCTCCTGGAAAACGGATACTCGAAACTACCGAATGCCAACAAACTTGGAAAAGAAACGGTAGAGGACCGGGCTGACCAGTTCATCGAAGAACAAGACGAGACAGAGACGTACTGGAATGGGGAGGAAGAAAGCCTCCGGGAACTTATGGCAGAACATCAGACACGGGCCTAA
- a CDS encoding Cdc6/Cdc18 family protein has translation MFDNTSTSSGIIYSERYLNGEASLKPTGRDKEIHAIRDGLRPLIKRNTPETLLIHGTPGTGKTMCVNHVFDALATETSVKTIQINCWQYSTRPALLTELLIQLGYPAPRKGKPVDELLSKLREWLQKNRSVAVSLDEFDQLKEKTEVAYDLHMLSQQTENKLGLIVTSNLPPDELMLDSRSWSRLNCRTIEFEPYTATQLEKILQDAVEQTFKPGTVSNEVIETIAEQVADNTGDCRQAFEQLLQAGHRAMRQGTREVTEQDLTEVDD, from the coding sequence ATGTTTGACAACACCTCTACTAGCAGTGGCATCATCTATTCAGAACGCTACCTGAACGGTGAAGCCAGCCTCAAGCCCACGGGTCGCGACAAAGAAATCCATGCGATCCGTGACGGTCTCCGGCCACTGATCAAACGCAATACACCTGAAACCCTGCTTATCCACGGAACGCCCGGAACCGGGAAAACCATGTGTGTCAACCATGTGTTCGACGCACTCGCAACCGAGACCAGTGTGAAAACCATTCAGATCAACTGCTGGCAGTACTCTACTCGTCCCGCGTTACTCACCGAACTACTGATCCAACTCGGATATCCAGCACCACGCAAAGGCAAACCGGTCGACGAACTACTCTCCAAACTCCGTGAATGGCTTCAGAAAAACCGGAGTGTCGCCGTATCGCTTGATGAATTCGACCAGTTGAAAGAAAAGACCGAGGTTGCGTACGACCTCCATATGCTCAGCCAACAAACCGAAAACAAACTTGGACTAATCGTGACATCCAATCTCCCACCGGACGAGCTCATGCTTGACTCACGGAGCTGGAGCCGGCTTAACTGCCGAACCATCGAGTTCGAACCCTACACCGCTACCCAGCTTGAAAAGATCCTTCAAGATGCCGTGGAACAGACATTCAAACCCGGAACGGTCAGCAACGAAGTGATTGAGACTATCGCAGAACAGGTCGCAGACAATACAGGTGATTGCCGGCAAGCTTTCGAACAACTGCTTCAGGCCGGACACCGGGCAATGCGGCAAGGCACACGCGAGGTCACAGAACAGGATCTCACCGAAGTAGATGATTGA
- a CDS encoding Cdc6/Cdc18 family protein translates to MTDIIDTADPLTRTYLPAQLIDRESEQETLSEAFAADTETRLQHIHIYGPRGTGKTHLVKQFLTTFPSTVTTCYVSGRPHDTQYKVLERLLQQLTGERVGTGHHVSGLQRRIEQTLTLETVIVLDEVDFLLLNDGDDLLYFLTRLENTAVITVSANHRSLESELDARTYSSFQPQVLTLNPCTPSQVEQILSERARRALEPQSVERTALSRIASTTPNIAICLSWLRVAAEATDDAVTRDVVDEVQYTGYAEYVSELLDEFTPHHRRLYETIELLEQNESETSLSGTVYDTYRERCSDTDVRPLSERRTSDFLTHLELLGLIEADYHYGGRKGKTREIRLVDWNSDNPSEEE, encoded by the coding sequence ATGACCGATATTATCGATACCGCTGACCCGTTGACTCGAACGTATCTCCCCGCACAACTCATCGATAGAGAATCAGAACAGGAGACCCTGTCAGAAGCGTTTGCGGCTGATACAGAGACTCGGCTTCAGCACATCCATATCTACGGACCCCGTGGGACCGGGAAAACCCATCTGGTCAAACAGTTTCTTACAACGTTTCCTTCAACAGTGACCACCTGCTACGTCTCAGGACGGCCACACGACACCCAGTACAAAGTCTTGGAACGACTGCTCCAACAGTTGACCGGTGAACGCGTTGGAACCGGCCATCATGTCTCTGGTCTCCAGCGCCGGATTGAACAGACGCTGACCTTGGAGACCGTGATCGTTCTCGACGAAGTTGACTTCCTTCTCTTGAATGATGGCGATGATCTGCTCTACTTCCTCACCCGGCTGGAGAATACCGCAGTAATAACGGTTTCAGCCAACCACCGAAGCCTCGAATCCGAGTTGGATGCACGAACTTATAGTTCGTTCCAGCCTCAAGTCCTTACATTGAACCCGTGCACACCAAGTCAAGTAGAACAGATTCTTTCAGAACGTGCCCGACGGGCGCTGGAGCCGCAGTCAGTTGAACGTACAGCGCTCTCACGGATTGCCTCAACAACCCCGAACATCGCTATCTGTCTCTCCTGGCTACGGGTGGCTGCTGAAGCAACTGATGACGCAGTTACTCGCGACGTCGTTGACGAGGTTCAGTATACTGGTTATGCTGAGTACGTCTCTGAGTTACTCGACGAGTTCACACCTCACCATCGGCGGTTATACGAAACGATTGAACTCTTGGAACAGAACGAATCAGAGACTTCTCTCTCAGGCACTGTGTATGATACGTACCGCGAACGGTGTTCTGACACCGATGTCAGACCGTTAAGCGAGCGGCGTACCAGCGATTTCTTGACCCATCTCGAACTCCTGGGATTAATCGAGGCTGACTATCACTACGGGGGACGGAAAGGCAAAACCCGGGAAATCCGGCTCGTAGACTGGAACAGCGATAATCCGTCAGAAGAAGAGTGA
- a CDS encoding ATP-binding protein, whose amino-acid sequence MVKADFPSSIDPRVKFLDRYTVWDIIRISILASIGWLLAESAGATIGIFLGFLLTEFKPGGKTLDAYLIDAVKRITTAPTVSSPELRKLVDGTVILDDDTVLGIVRVSSHDLDYASEPERRANRDTVSELLNGVDYPVEIYSQQRLVDLSEYQGTNGSTVTTDHYVIVKSSRQTLAENHREVKRRGTEVRSLLTAGDLYAESLTGAELKAAVENLYLGKLHLSRKGFETEYGQKRVCRMLYIDEYPGQLPLGWIAEVLNQQNPGLIDIVQDVKPVSNYQRNWMDRMLARVRTEISATWRPSRQANLREQELGIEQRMNAEASGETLVNHGIYVIARGETSSEADKTMDAVKSVLNRHRVETREPRYSNQAVKAISAFHRCRFDESEIVPGDSAATGFSFGTKDSIEAGGIKVGDHRNDSPVILDRFSWDASHITVMGKNGSGKTYWTGLTLVRSAVAYDDLEIYIVDPKKGDYSDIVDALGGETVFVSQADFNGNGNDVVRFTVEDPSRDNTEKLAETVRYIHRQASKTDRKTLVVIDEAHRVTTKGNRIYQDGVQALSNLIRETRHKNVAATLVTQNADEFTRSNEGRNILRNVDCNLFFKQKDVASQVTDFFQLSEKQSVELRKLRTGNSLPFSEAIVKGPVDTRIRVQASQEEHRLLENGENRDMMLPSLDSAGSVEPRTEENGEKRSRTDGGHETISTDNTDPESTEEYGFLKLIGFVLGAPIGLFEYGLLAGFPVATALYWNNMLTSVLPIGLPLNGTLVDILAVWTATLIAAELLWILLLSVENWLAQPRR is encoded by the coding sequence ATGGTGAAAGCAGATTTCCCGTCGTCCATTGATCCGAGAGTCAAGTTTCTGGATCGCTACACGGTCTGGGATATTATCCGGATCAGCATCCTGGCTTCCATTGGCTGGCTTCTCGCGGAGTCTGCCGGAGCCACCATCGGTATCTTTCTCGGGTTCTTGCTTACTGAGTTCAAGCCCGGTGGCAAAACCCTCGATGCTTACCTCATTGACGCTGTCAAGCGGATAACGACCGCCCCCACTGTCTCCAGCCCAGAACTAAGGAAACTCGTAGATGGAACAGTTATTTTGGATGATGATACCGTTCTCGGAATTGTTCGAGTCTCTTCCCATGACTTAGATTATGCCTCGGAACCAGAAAGAAGAGCAAACCGCGATACAGTCTCGGAACTGCTGAACGGCGTTGATTACCCTGTAGAAATCTATTCCCAGCAACGACTTGTTGACCTGTCGGAATACCAGGGAACCAATGGATCAACGGTCACAACCGACCACTATGTCATCGTAAAGTCATCCAGACAGACGTTGGCTGAAAATCACCGTGAGGTGAAACGACGGGGCACAGAAGTTCGGAGCCTATTGACCGCAGGCGACCTCTACGCCGAATCTTTGACCGGAGCAGAGTTGAAGGCCGCCGTCGAGAACCTCTACCTTGGCAAGCTACACCTTTCCCGGAAAGGGTTCGAGACCGAGTATGGCCAGAAACGGGTCTGTCGTATGCTCTACATCGACGAATACCCCGGTCAGCTACCGCTCGGATGGATAGCCGAGGTATTGAACCAGCAGAATCCCGGACTGATAGATATAGTCCAAGACGTAAAGCCAGTCTCCAACTACCAGCGGAACTGGATGGACCGGATGCTCGCCCGGGTACGAACAGAAATATCTGCTACATGGAGGCCGTCACGCCAGGCAAATCTCCGGGAACAAGAACTCGGCATAGAGCAACGGATGAATGCTGAGGCAAGCGGAGAAACACTGGTCAATCACGGAATCTATGTCATCGCTCGTGGCGAAACAAGTAGTGAAGCCGATAAAACCATGGACGCAGTCAAGTCCGTTCTAAACAGGCACCGTGTGGAGACCCGTGAACCACGGTATTCTAACCAAGCCGTGAAGGCTATCTCAGCCTTCCACCGCTGTAGATTCGACGAGTCAGAGATCGTTCCCGGAGACTCCGCGGCCACGGGATTCAGCTTCGGTACTAAGGACAGTATAGAAGCCGGCGGAATTAAGGTGGGTGACCATCGGAACGATTCCCCTGTAATTCTGGACCGGTTTTCCTGGGACGCAAGTCACATCACCGTTATGGGTAAGAATGGCTCTGGAAAGACCTACTGGACCGGTCTAACCTTGGTTCGGTCTGCCGTAGCCTATGATGATCTTGAGATATATATTGTCGACCCGAAGAAAGGCGACTACAGCGATATCGTTGATGCGCTAGGCGGCGAAACCGTGTTCGTCAGCCAAGCGGACTTCAATGGAAACGGGAATGACGTGGTTCGGTTCACGGTCGAAGATCCTTCACGGGATAACACGGAGAAATTAGCTGAGACGGTACGATATATCCATCGTCAGGCCTCGAAGACCGATAGGAAGACACTGGTGGTTATAGACGAAGCTCACCGTGTCACCACGAAAGGCAACAGGATCTATCAAGACGGCGTTCAGGCACTCTCGAACTTGATCCGTGAAACCCGGCATAAAAACGTGGCTGCAACACTCGTCACACAGAACGCCGACGAGTTCACACGGTCCAACGAGGGCAGAAACATTCTACGGAACGTCGACTGCAACCTCTTCTTCAAGCAGAAAGATGTCGCTAGCCAAGTCACCGACTTCTTCCAACTTTCCGAAAAACAAAGTGTTGAACTCCGGAAACTTAGAACCGGAAATAGTCTACCGTTCAGTGAGGCAATTGTTAAGGGACCAGTTGATACCCGTATCAGAGTCCAAGCCAGTCAGGAGGAACACCGTCTGCTTGAAAACGGTGAAAACCGAGACATGATGCTTCCATCACTGGATTCTGCTGGTTCCGTAGAACCTCGGACTGAGGAAAACGGAGAGAAGAGAAGTCGAACCGACGGCGGCCACGAAACCATATCAACCGATAACACGGACCCAGAATCCACCGAAGAGTACGGGTTCCTGAAGCTGATCGGATTCGTTCTGGGAGCTCCAATCGGTTTGTTCGAGTACGGCTTACTTGCTGGATTCCCCGTAGCTACGGCTCTCTACTGGAATAACATGTTGACGTCGGTTCTTCCAATAGGGTTGCCTCTCAACGGGACACTGGTCGATATCCTCGCAGTTTGGACAGCTACCCTCATAGCGGCCGAACTTCTCTGGATACTGCTCTTGAGCGTAGAAAACTGGCTGGCACAGCCCAGGAGGTAA
- a CDS encoding type IV secretory system conjugative DNA transfer family protein: MEKNVSIKDKHRIKHVLTTGANGTGKTKELLHVALQDTQKGRGLVIINPKGKLIDEYLAKIPENRYDDLIYVNPSEQPITGINVLETYIGATGSLAAKTNQTELIVSNLIQLFKRRTDNWGARFGRVLATLLRAGIDANIEHQSGYTLFDIKHCATDDDKLKDLIDDTEDPELRSQLVNIKNNLSDRELEPLVRRLNDFTENKTVRHVINREKSDIDFQEVLSHQKILLIDAREGEVGTTVTELLTSIVITKLWAAAQARYYQNNDVYDPFFLFIDELQTFPSEGTHFAEILSKAREYGLGCWFATQYLSQLPRAMRDAASNNCRTKLVFDPSGSEDLPKLKRMLRGTDQRQMTALGDYRAIVQSPGTHRRQTATIVDTYPPWETDNVDIGQLKQAATSATAPDSILEDLVVGTSGNAGGRRHTELLSMAKSELAERGLRVKDLHQEVGDDKPDAYVYLPDGSVAHLEVEYHTLSKPAKTLTNLQRAHERDRECIFVVEEGHVKKLVNILSDPVNRQGRQHEDDKGPFSYYIDEGGEPFTDVEWVENSDYRILEVSEDGLTLNNPSDEVSAEDSQYDTTETQNSENRFEDLREIDQTVLSCIKKGKHDVQQITSTTGLPNHKVNYSFRKLAELGLITVEKPDEPVERIIDGQKRVFQVKVAELTPKAEAGFESGGSIETLNQ, translated from the coding sequence GTGGAAAAGAACGTCTCCATCAAGGATAAACACCGCATCAAACACGTTCTGACAACTGGAGCTAACGGCACCGGTAAAACCAAGGAACTTCTACACGTCGCGTTACAGGACACTCAGAAAGGCCGTGGACTCGTCATCATCAACCCTAAGGGAAAACTCATCGACGAATACCTGGCTAAAATCCCTGAAAATCGGTACGACGATCTAATCTATGTCAACCCTTCGGAGCAACCGATCACCGGGATCAACGTCCTCGAAACCTATATCGGAGCAACCGGCTCGCTTGCAGCGAAAACCAATCAGACAGAACTCATCGTATCAAATCTTATTCAGTTATTTAAGAGACGTACCGACAACTGGGGCGCAAGATTCGGAAGAGTGCTCGCCACACTGCTTCGCGCTGGAATCGATGCCAACATCGAACACCAATCCGGATACACGCTTTTCGACATAAAGCACTGCGCCACCGACGACGACAAACTCAAAGACCTAATCGATGATACCGAAGATCCCGAACTCCGCTCACAGCTGGTCAACATCAAGAACAACCTCTCAGACCGTGAGCTCGAACCACTTGTCCGACGATTAAACGACTTTACTGAAAACAAAACCGTTAGACATGTGATCAACCGGGAAAAGAGCGATATCGACTTTCAAGAAGTACTGAGCCACCAGAAAATACTGTTAATCGACGCCCGTGAAGGAGAAGTCGGAACCACGGTAACCGAACTGTTGACTTCAATAGTGATTACGAAGCTTTGGGCTGCCGCACAAGCAAGGTACTACCAAAACAACGATGTCTATGATCCTTTCTTTCTGTTCATCGATGAACTTCAAACGTTCCCGAGCGAGGGCACCCATTTTGCAGAGATTCTGAGTAAAGCCCGGGAATATGGCTTAGGCTGCTGGTTTGCCACCCAGTATCTCTCTCAGCTGCCCCGTGCTATGCGTGACGCAGCTTCGAACAACTGCAGAACCAAACTTGTCTTCGACCCTTCAGGATCGGAAGATCTTCCCAAACTCAAAAGGATGCTTCGCGGCACCGATCAGAGACAGATGACTGCCTTGGGCGACTATCGCGCCATTGTTCAATCGCCAGGAACTCATCGTCGACAGACCGCTACCATTGTGGACACCTACCCACCCTGGGAGACTGACAACGTCGATATCGGCCAACTTAAACAAGCCGCCACATCTGCTACCGCACCCGACTCAATACTTGAAGACCTCGTTGTGGGAACCAGTGGGAATGCGGGCGGAAGGAGACATACCGAACTGCTGTCGATGGCGAAGAGTGAGTTAGCAGAACGCGGTCTCCGCGTAAAGGATCTCCACCAAGAAGTAGGGGACGACAAGCCGGACGCATACGTCTACCTCCCGGACGGCTCCGTAGCCCATCTGGAAGTAGAATACCACACACTCTCCAAACCGGCAAAAACTCTCACAAACCTTCAGAGAGCCCATGAACGGGACCGTGAATGTATCTTCGTCGTTGAAGAAGGTCACGTCAAGAAGCTTGTCAACATCCTCTCTGACCCAGTTAACCGACAAGGCAGACAGCACGAGGATGACAAGGGTCCGTTCAGCTACTACATTGATGAAGGGGGAGAACCGTTTACCGATGTCGAGTGGGTAGAGAATTCCGACTACAGGATTCTGGAAGTCTCCGAAGATGGACTCACTCTCAACAACCCTTCTGATGAAGTGAGTGCTGAAGACAGCCAGTACGACACCACAGAAACACAGAATTCCGAGAATCGGTTTGAAGACCTTAGAGAGATTGACCAGACCGTCCTCAGTTGTATCAAAAAGGGTAAGCATGATGTCCAGCAGATCACCTCCACTACCGGTCTCCCGAACCACAAGGTCAATTACAGCTTCAGAAAACTTGCAGAACTCGGGTTGATAACCGTTGAGAAACCAGATGAGCCTGTTGAGCGGATAATTGATGGACAGAAACGGGTGTTCCAGGTAAAAGTCGCTGAGCTAACGCCAAAAGCCGAAGCCGGGTTTGAATCAGGTGGCTCTATTGAAACTCTTAATCAGTGA
- a CDS encoding DNA repair exonuclease, whose product MTEIVHTADLHLGKGQYQLPERRIDIFDAFHQIVDGCLRREVDALVITGDIYDHEYPSDDTVESTIDLVSDLSSKRDGPFVPVYLIHGDHDHPPGKRNTPGVDRLIQNTHAERLDSHPTSVSDDLVLYGVHHENLSDLVDDNLSFSPPPDDTYTALCTHMMVHKYNYVGKDNAYWPFQLLKPVPFDVDVMLCGELHKRKHYPIHRTDIFYSGTPARIHRRYRDYSPSVFLHETTQESINSTKYFVPARPWNDITVSVDHDDDIEAVLSRVVEELNLQNRERRMILEVTLDGENDDFTQSEVKSQLEDWPGVLHASVNATSPNQGWIPGVPR is encoded by the coding sequence GTGACTGAAATTGTCCACACTGCTGATCTTCATCTTGGAAAAGGCCAATATCAGCTCCCAGAAAGACGTATTGATATTTTTGATGCGTTCCACCAAATTGTCGATGGTTGCCTGCGTCGAGAGGTAGATGCGCTTGTAATCACTGGTGACATCTATGATCATGAATACCCAAGTGATGATACTGTTGAGTCAACGATTGACTTAGTTTCGGACTTAAGCTCAAAAAGAGATGGCCCTTTTGTTCCGGTCTATCTGATTCATGGTGACCACGATCATCCTCCAGGAAAGAGAAATACTCCCGGTGTAGACCGACTTATACAGAATACTCATGCTGAACGATTAGATAGTCATCCGACTTCCGTTAGTGATGATCTCGTATTATATGGAGTCCACCATGAGAATTTAAGCGATCTAGTGGATGATAACCTCTCTTTCAGCCCTCCACCTGATGATACGTACACCGCACTTTGCACGCATATGATGGTTCATAAATACAATTATGTAGGCAAAGATAACGCCTATTGGCCATTCCAACTTTTGAAACCAGTGCCCTTCGATGTAGATGTAATGTTATGCGGAGAACTACACAAAAGAAAGCACTATCCGATTCATAGAACTGATATCTTCTATTCAGGAACCCCTGCACGAATCCATAGAAGATATCGGGATTATTCTCCGAGTGTTTTTCTTCATGAAACCACACAGGAGAGTATCAATTCAACAAAATACTTCGTACCAGCGCGGCCTTGGAACGATATAACCGTTAGCGTTGATCACGATGACGACATTGAAGCTGTTCTTAGTCGAGTAGTTGAAGAACTGAATCTTCAAAACAGGGAACGTCGAATGATTTTAGAGGTCACCTTGGACGGAGAGAATGATGATTTCACCCAAAGTGAAGTTAAATCTCAGTTAGAAGACTGGCCGGGAGTCCTACATGCATCAGTGAACGCGACTAGTCCTAATCAAGGGTGGATTCCTGGAGTACCACGATAA